The Cardiocondyla obscurior isolate alpha-2009 linkage group LG18, Cobs3.1, whole genome shotgun sequence region AACTTACCTGGCAGCATaccaagaaaataaataatgtgaTTGCTGTCCATAGTACCTTTTCTCTGAACTGAATCTGTGGAGAGGCAAAAGCATAACTATAtcattcaatattaaaatatattgaaataatatcgaaatattGGAAATGCCAACactgaaattattaataaatttatcagaaaATACAAAAGCAGTTCTAGCTTTAACACTATGCTGTGCTACATATATTACAGACATGTGTCCTAAACAGATGGTGAAAATTATTCCATCTTTATCCTGTACTTACAAACGCCTCGGGGCGATCGAGGAATTTAGGAAAAACGGTACACGGAACTGTAAATAcaagagagagacggaaatAGATCACACGATGGTGCGTAAGTCTTACCTTCCGTTGCGGCTTCGCTATTTCCGGCAGTATACTGCAGAAGGGCTTTATTACCTCCAAAAATTTGACTGAAAGCAGAAGGGAAGAGATGGTTTAGCGCATCAGAAGAGATTTAGGTACGCGTATTGTCAGATGGATTCGCGACTCTAGCAATATGCCGCGCGATGAGGTTACGCGAGAGAGAGGTTGGCGGCGAACGCTAACACGCAGAGAACGCAGCGAGCCTTATTTCTAACTAACTGTAAATTCATCTGTACTTACATCCCATTTTGGTTGCGTTGACACGACTGTCCTGAGCGCTGAGGATCGAGTGACGTTCCCTCACAGGATCCGGAGAATCGACACCGTCACAAAATACCCTCTCATCAAGCGCAACGAGAGCGGCTGCGTATGCACGACTGGCAAAACGTAGCGAGTCGTGGCTCACCCCGCCGACACGTATCAATATGCCAGTGTCACGTGACCTGATGATGTTGGCCGGCACGCTTCCGTTTGCACTTCCTTCGCCGACCACGAGATTGTGCTGCAATAAAAAGACTCAGCTGTCGATATGAACTTTTCGGTCTGCATAGGTTACCGGCTTCACACAACAGTGCACGACGGGTGGCATAATGACAGGCTTCATAAATATTCTGTACTATCATCCTAACATCCGATCTGTAATcttatctataaaaaattgatgtgaTGCCTAAATCAGCTGAATTTCGAttttacgggagtgcgttcgcgagtgtccagtgccgcggaaggatggctcgacacgtcccatctgagaggatgagcaggctcaggatgggcatcctgcatcagcggagcaacttttaggtgagaataactttactttttttttattaatttttcaaactaataatcatgtctacattaaatttctttttatgttacagtcgcTGGAAAAATTCtgcaactccgctgacgctcatgcagattggtaagtcacataatttttttttcgtaattgttAATTGGGTTCCTTGAACCGGCAATGCATCGTCGACCATAGATTACTCAATTGTAATCAtcatatagaaattattataattaattaatgtctccAATTATAATGACACACGAATTGAGACCTTACGAAAAACAGCGTACGCGAAACGTGTGCATGCTTTGTTCTagtatctttaaaattttaacaatttaaataaataataaacttagTTGTGTAGCTACAAAAAGAACCtctcaattttattaacgtcccaaaaacattaatttttaactaaatattttactaacaattgttttattatttattattattcgttttttttttaattaaatcttatcaaaaaaaagaagttctTTCATTAATTGCATCTCGTTATTTGCATACTTATAAAAACAAGTGTCGCAATTTGTGTGACATTTGTAGGTCTTCTTACAAGTGTAAGTTACGCAATTCCTTGCCTCGTTTCCCCGTAACGCTCGCATGGTCGAATATCCGTTTATATCGGTCAAGAACTCATACTTTATGCAAAAAAACATAACAAATGACCTGTTACAATCGActtattcattattttcgtTATCTTGCTTTCATTCTATACATTGACGCACATACACGATATATATTGTACCTATGTGTCTAACATTTAAGCTGTATTAACAAatcattaatttgttattgcatttttttttaatctttataaatctattttattttttccagatTCTgcaaattattcttaaatatcGAATATATGTTTGATAAGGTTGTCAATGTCATCTATATTAGTTCAGAATGACATATAATATTGATTTGCATAAGTCTAATGTACactaatttacatatttacatacgctaatatttacgtatttttagatataattttgCCACAAAAGTAATTCTGACGTAAATTTATCatctttgataaataaatatactaataaattacattaaaatcaTGTACTCTCTGTACAAACGTATTTATACAACATCTATAAAATTCAGTCAATAATTCCCATTTCGTATACCTTATCGCAAAAGCGTAATACATCTTCACAAATTATCGTAATCAATATATCTGCACTCATTTTCTGTCAAAGATTGTTATCgcaaaaatgtaagtaaaatcGATCgtcaaatatatctttttttctgtttgctCACGATTACATAGTACGACAATGACTCAAAGGATTATTATCCCTAAAAAACaacaaagtatttaatttccacCATCTATCATCATTACATTTAATGCTATACTTGGGTTTTacttatgtataataataatacagtaaaatattatctactatcattattttaaatgccaaAACTGtgtttcatatatttatgtacaaGCAATAAATACTACTTCTGCTAAGACGCATATATAATAGGCACATTAAATGcaggtaaaaatataaaattccgtgaaaaatattaacttgtGCAAAATTTTTCGCTTTATGTCACTTTAATGTGATGAATTGTGGCAAAACACGAAACTCCTCCATATATTTCGACCGAACCGGTGAAGGTAGGAGCgcttatatataaaagaagcAGTGCGTTTAGATTTTACTCGCTCTTTTCAGCCTATCCTGAAAGAACATTCCTTTCCAATCGAGCACTGCTACATCATGAGAAGGACAATTTGTAAATACCTATACTGGGTGTGCGTTCTCGTTGCCCTCATCATTTGCAAGTAAGTGAAAGGATATTATTGTATTCACAGATCAATGAAGTACCACGTACGcacgatgatgatgataaaGTTAGTTTTGACACGCTGtgtattatacaatattcCTTCTTGATCTCTCTAATaaatctgtaatattaaaatatttatatatgtataaatactTGAAGTAACactttttttacatataaaaaaacattttataaataaattatttttaaacattgtaGCAATCGAAAAAacgttactttttatattaaaaaaaaattaattcttgcataattttaacaaGGTGATATGTATAATACGTAAGTGAATTTCAcgtaatatgtatttttaattccagaggccgaaataaaattatattcgtataTACTTAGCTTTATTTCAGCCGCCGAATTAAAAcagtttatatttttgattccGGAggccgaaataaaattatatacgtatatattagCTTTATTTCAACCGCCGAATTAAAacagtatatatttttgattccGGAggccgaaataaaattatatacgtatatacttAGCTTTATTTTAGCCGCCGAATTAAAacagtatatatttttgattccGGAggccgaaataaaattatatacgtacatacttAACTTTATTTCAGCCGCCGAATTAAAacagtatatatttttgattccGGAAGCCGAATTAAAaccatatacgtatataaatatatgcttATAATCTAACGTTTCTATTTTCGGTAAATATTCTTCATTCATCACTCTTGTGCGCTTGTGCAAGTTCCTTATTCAATATCGCTCGATTGTTATACCATGAATAAATAAACGGAACTAACTTTTCCGAGCTGAATCAAGTTACGGTGATTCTCTACTCTTTGAAGATAAGCTGCAAGTGTTAACTCATCGAACGAGCCTTCCGAATTTATCGAATTAATCTTCGAAAGTTGGACCTTTCCCTCGCACGAACCAGGCAAAATAACGCGTGCTCGATAACCCTTTGACTGTAAACGAAAATACGTGGTTTTATCTAACTACAACTTTATCGCGTCATTTATATACCGTCATCATATCTTACGTTCCACAGTGTTGTTTGCCACTGGAACGATCGTGGGTTATTCAGAGCAATTGAACTTGATTATACATCCCCAGGCGTATTTAATCTATTTACATCTCGTTCCCTTCGAGGTATTTGCTGTCGTTTGCTGCGACAATCCAACGTCGTTTCCTCGTCAACAAATTCGCATCGCAGCCGGTCTGGCACGACCACTTCTCTGGAAATAATGTCGACGTAAATATCCGTTACGCAATTGTATTGTGGAATTTTTAATACCGATACATCTGTCTGTCTTGTTTttccgcgtctctttctcaCGAGTGAAAACGTGACGAATGCGAAGATTAAAAAAGCAGATAAGTGTAAAAAGTGTGCTGTGCACGCAGCGCGTGAAGAAGCAGGCaattgtcttttctttttctcgtctcGAGCTCTTTTGCaatcttcctttctttttcttattcttcgTTTCTCGCTTTCTTTTGAAACTATCTGCACTTACACTCTCCACGTTCGACAAACAGCTGTTCTACTCGAAATAGTCGGAGCGCAAACAACTAACTccataattaatagaaataactATCTTTTAATTAGTACAGTGCATTTGggtattgataattattaataattttttttttggctttacaagtataatgcaaatttattttatttacaggcAGGTTGAAAGTTGCAGCAGTACAAATGTGACTGTTGAAAAGGTGACGCCTGCTTATGGTCTTTCAGAAGGCCCCCATTGGGATCATCgtattcaaaaattatattttgttgaTATAAATAATCAGTATATACGCAGACTAGATACTGCAACAGGTGTTGTAACCAATGCATATATAGGTAggacaattattatttccattGAGCATATGCGTATATAAGGACGTTCGCAAAacgttttatcattttctctTTCAGCAAACGGGACTGTTGGAGTTGTTATACCTGTAGATGATTCAACTGACGAATTAGTAGCAGGTGTGGGAAAAAATCTTGTTCTTGTTACATGGAACGGAGAGAGCGATCAGTCGGAAGTACCGACGAAAGTGTTGTGTTCGCTCGATTCTGCTCAATCTAAAACAAGAATTAATGATGGAAAGGTGGACTCAAGTGGAAGATTTTGGCTCGGTAAATTGAAAACGTTACCGTGATTTAaagtagataaaattaatttgttcacCTTTAATgactaatattttttatacacagGTACCATGGGTTTAGAAGTCAATGGACAGGCACCTCCTAATCAAGGAACGTTGTATCGTGTTGACGACACTCGTAAACCTGAGGTGGAAATATCGCCTGTTTCAATAAGTAATGGATTAGCATGGAATATTGAAGATGACAccttttattatattgattCACCTACACGCAAAGTTGTTGCGTACGATTACAATCCGAATACAGGAGAAATCTGtaagattttattatgtttaaaatgACAAGAATGTGccaaaaatgtaatatacatatacatacatagctaaaaattaaaataatcgtgaAGCACAAGATTTAAAAACGGAACATAGAATTGTATGCTTTTGTTTCAGCTAACAAAAGGATTGTGTTCGATCTTGACGATACCGATCTCACAGGATTACCTGATGGAATGACTATAGATACACAAGGCAATCTTTGGATAGCATTATTTGGTGGTCACCATGTGCGTataatcgtaatattttaatttaatataaataacttccgtttctaaaatatataacttgaAATATTACCTGCAATAgaatcataattattaaattttcataatttataaactttttgaTTTCAGGTCATTCAGGTAAatccaaaaacaaaaaaagtaataaggaaaattaaaattccagCTGAAAACGTAACTAGTGTCACGTTCGGTGGTCCGCTTCTAGATATTTTGTATGTAACTACGTCAGGTTTTAATTTAACTGCTAAACAACTGCAAGAGACTCCAGACGCCGGTGCTGTTTTCGCGGTGAAAGGCTTAGAAGTTCGTGGAATTCTCTCAAATTCATTTGTGATGAtgaattaacaaataaaagatattaattaaaagtaagaTTTGAGAATGCATCGTCTGCATTCTTTATAtcataatacatatatttttaaattttgttattaaataaattttttttatactatacggaattttttaaagttaaattttataaatattggaAGCAAATTACACATGCAATTGTTAGAAAACGTTTAAGTTTATTGAAGCTAATTACATTAGATTATTATACACGTAGGAAAAAGATTGTTATAAAGTACATACACGATagaaaaataacgttttcTTATACAATGTCTTAATagaattagtaaaaaaaaaacagcaatgcgttcttttatttatgaatataataataaattaatttaattacatttttaattaatgaaaactgTAGTACGTGTAATTTAAGTCTTATaactaaataatataaaactacaagataattctgaaaaaattaaactataaattttgatatatgtatatatcttttaatcaTCCAATCAaggaattataattaagaataattgaaagttatttttatattgcaacaaaaaaatttgagaaataactcaaatttattaatattacgataCTTATTTGCTGAAAGTAAACCTATAatcacaaaaataattctagcattcaataaaaattttaaagaaaaacaaatttaatacattatagTAATTAACCGTATGATAATTCGTTGAATCAGATTTCAGTAAACGATTTCTCttaatcgatttttatattttaattaattaatccgaaGCTAAGTTCGTATGAAACGCACATTAAATGCAACGTTACTACATCAGTAAAGtaactaaaatatttgcaattaaaatgctaTGCTATGTGTGCGAATATAAAGTGTTATTTCAAGGTGAGGAGTTATTTAACAATGTGCCGAGTAAATAACTATGCAAGTATTCCTTGAAAGCAAGAaatctgcaaaataaaaaccGTAGTATAATTGAGCGATTCTTAATCGTCCAGCGTTATAATTTCGACGTTATCAGTAAG contains the following coding sequences:
- the LOC139109640 gene encoding regucalcin isoform X1; protein product: MRRTICKYLYWVCVLVALIICKQVESCSSTNVTVEKVTPAYGLSEGPHWDHRIQKLYFVDINNQYIRRLDTATGVVTNAYIANGTVGVVIPVDDSTDELVAGVGKNLVLVTWNGESDQSEVPTKVLCSLDSAQSKTRINDGKVDSSGRFWLGTMGLEVNGQAPPNQGTLYRVDDTRKPEVEISPVSISNGLAWNIEDDTFYYIDSPTRKVVAYDYNPNTGEISNKRIVFDLDDTDLTGLPDGMTIDTQGNLWIALFGGHHVIQVNPKTKKVIRKIKIPAENVTSVTFGGPLLDILYVTTSGFNLTAKQLQETPDAGAVFAVKGLEVRGILSNSFVMMN
- the LOC139109640 gene encoding regucalcin isoform X2, with translation MSTQVESCSSTNVTVEKVTPAYGLSEGPHWDHRIQKLYFVDINNQYIRRLDTATGVVTNAYIANGTVGVVIPVDDSTDELVAGVGKNLVLVTWNGESDQSEVPTKVLCSLDSAQSKTRINDGKVDSSGRFWLGTMGLEVNGQAPPNQGTLYRVDDTRKPEVEISPVSISNGLAWNIEDDTFYYIDSPTRKVVAYDYNPNTGEISNKRIVFDLDDTDLTGLPDGMTIDTQGNLWIALFGGHHVIQVNPKTKKVIRKIKIPAENVTSVTFGGPLLDILYVTTSGFNLTAKQLQETPDAGAVFAVKGLEVRGILSNSFVMMN